From the genome of Blautia pseudococcoides, one region includes:
- a CDS encoding ROK family protein, translating to MINTILGIEIGGTYIRVGIKKTNTLNDHTQYKIVKKKISIRDNLFEEIEDELFTFIDMILEKEKLAINRIGLSIAANFDRKTGEIIYWSNNPKWEGCNIKEKLKKKYGTEVLMEDDANCGALGEFYYGYRGKLNSMIYLSIGTGLGAGIIINKSLYVGDFGKAGEIGHVISGLGDSLCSCGQRGCYQSIISGKALLNDYFRESNKKAADIQSLMNKVKMNGNIESKLLFRFINILSNCIYNLVMLFDISHIVLGGGMVQFIIEYIPKIQEIVNEQLKIFKRSVNIIESKCNENAGVFGALCLKE from the coding sequence ATGATTAATACGATATTGGGAATAGAAATTGGGGGAACATATATTAGGGTTGGAATTAAAAAAACTAATACTCTTAATGATCATACGCAATACAAAATAGTAAAAAAGAAAATAAGTATTAGAGATAATTTATTCGAAGAAATAGAAGATGAATTATTTACATTTATTGATATGATTTTAGAAAAAGAAAAACTGGCAATAAATAGAATAGGATTGTCTATAGCAGCAAATTTTGACAGAAAAACTGGTGAAATAATCTATTGGTCCAATAATCCAAAATGGGAGGGCTGTAATATTAAAGAAAAACTAAAGAAAAAATATGGCACAGAGGTGCTTATGGAGGATGATGCAAATTGTGGAGCCCTAGGTGAATTTTATTATGGATATAGAGGAAAGTTAAACAGTATGATTTATTTGTCTATAGGAACAGGATTGGGTGCTGGAATTATAATTAATAAAAGTCTTTATGTAGGTGATTTTGGAAAAGCTGGTGAAATTGGACATGTTATTTCTGGACTAGGTGATTCTTTGTGCAGTTGTGGCCAGCGTGGGTGTTATCAATCGATTATATCTGGAAAAGCTCTACTAAACGATTATTTTAGAGAATCAAATAAAAAAGCGGCAGATATCCAGTCTTTGATGAATAAAGTGAAAATGAATGGAAATATAGAATCTAAATTATTATTCAGATTTATAAATATATTATCAAATTGCATATATAATTTAGTTATGTTGTTTGATATTTCTCATATTGTTTTAGGTGGGGGAATGGTGCAATTTATTATAGAATATATTCCTAAAATACAAGAGATAGTAAATGAGCAACTTAAAATTTTTAAACGATCAGTTAATATTATTGAATCAAAATGTAATGAAAATGCGGGTGTATTTGGTGCTTTATGTTTGAAAGAGTAG
- a CDS encoding DegT/DnrJ/EryC1/StrS family aminotransferase — translation MKYQNNLAYYGGEKAKGKPFPRWPYFDENERNEIEEVLDTGNWWRMTGNKVKTFEKKFAQMHDTKYCLGVTNGTHALELALTTLGIGKGDEVIVPAITFISTATAVIYCNAKPVLVDVHRDTYCMDADAFEKAITKRTKAVIPVHMAGHPCDMDKICDIAKRHNIYVIEDAAHGHGGKYKEKSLGSLGDIGTFSFQNGKLITCGEGGAIVTNSKEILDKAFLIHGVGRPLGDIVYEHSVLGSNYRMNEFQGAILLGQLSRLQLFNDKRVQNAKKLNRFLEDVQGIKPQTVLDYATNMPYYMYMFEYDPRYFGNLERDVFIELLKAEGVPAFCCFPVLSETRFFKNNSFYGKIPKYIDSDKNILVNAYDVANSVVWIPHYTLLGDEEDMFEIASAIKKIQKYVNK, via the coding sequence ATGAAGTATCAAAATAATTTAGCCTATTATGGTGGAGAGAAAGCTAAAGGAAAACCATTTCCTAGGTGGCCATACTTTGATGAAAATGAGCGTAATGAGATTGAAGAGGTATTAGATACTGGAAATTGGTGGAGAATGACCGGTAATAAAGTGAAAACATTTGAAAAAAAATTTGCACAAATGCATGATACAAAATATTGTTTAGGTGTAACTAACGGAACACATGCGTTAGAGCTAGCTTTGACGACACTTGGTATAGGAAAAGGCGATGAAGTTATTGTTCCAGCAATAACATTTATATCGACTGCCACGGCAGTTATATATTGTAATGCTAAACCAGTTTTAGTGGATGTCCATAGAGATACATATTGTATGGATGCTGATGCATTTGAAAAGGCAATAACAAAGCGTACAAAGGCTGTTATTCCTGTTCACATGGCAGGACACCCTTGTGATATGGATAAAATATGTGATATAGCTAAGCGACATAATATTTATGTAATTGAAGATGCGGCACATGGACATGGAGGAAAATATAAAGAAAAATCTTTAGGATCTTTAGGGGATATCGGAACATTTAGTTTTCAAAATGGAAAATTAATTACATGCGGTGAAGGCGGAGCCATTGTTACTAATAGTAAAGAAATATTAGATAAAGCATTTCTTATTCATGGAGTTGGCAGACCATTAGGAGATATAGTTTATGAACATAGTGTTTTAGGATCAAACTATAGGATGAATGAATTTCAAGGAGCAATCTTATTAGGTCAACTATCAAGGCTGCAGTTATTTAATGATAAAAGAGTGCAGAACGCTAAAAAATTGAATAGATTTCTTGAAGATGTACAAGGAATTAAACCACAAACTGTTTTGGATTATGCTACGAATATGCCATATTATATGTACATGTTTGAGTACGATCCTAGGTATTTTGGCAACTTAGAAAGAGATGTATTTATTGAACTATTGAAGGCTGAAGGAGTGCCAGCATTCTGTTGCTTCCCAGTTCTATCGGAAACCAGATTTTTTAAAAATAATAGTTTTTATGGGAAAATACCTAAATATATAGATAGTGATAAAAATATCTTGGTAAATGCGTATGATGTAGCAAATAGTGTTGTATGGATACCCCATTATACGTTACTCGGTGATGAAGAGGATATGTTTGAAATCGCATCTGCAATAAAAAAAATACAGAAATATGTTAATAAGTAA
- a CDS encoding type II 3-dehydroquinate dehydratase, translated as MNILIINGPNMELLERREENYYGRIPWGDIEERIKNLGRSQGIDITSYQSNYEGDIVEYIHKHGQEVDVIIINPASLTINGYSILEAINIYQIPFIEVHMSNIYQRGGWHAKSIFSKHAIGVVVGFKDFTYDMAFHASILYLEGRKNS; from the coding sequence ATGAATATATTAATAATAAATGGTCCTAATATGGAACTGTTGGAAAGAAGAGAAGAAAATTATTATGGAAGAATACCATGGGGAGATATTGAAGAAAGAATTAAAAATTTAGGTAGAAGTCAGGGAATTGATATAACATCGTATCAGTCAAATTATGAAGGGGATATTGTCGAATATATACATAAACATGGCCAAGAGGTAGATGTAATAATAATTAATCCAGCTAGTCTGACAATTAATGGATATTCTATTTTAGAAGCGATTAATATTTATCAAATACCTTTTATAGAAGTACATATGTCGAATATCTATCAAAGGGGAGGATGGCATGCAAAAAGCATTTTTTCAAAACATGCGATAGGTGTTGTCGTTGGATTTAAAGATTTTACATATGATATGGCGTTTCATGCAAGCATTTTATATTTAGAAGGGAGGAAGAATTCATAA
- a CDS encoding Gfo/Idh/MocA family protein — protein MIKIGIIGCGWIAEKAHITTVQEIPDAIVYGIYDDNHQKAKEVAGRNMISKIYNNIYELLESEIDAVIICTPNITHSYYCNMALKYNKHVLCEKPIALNSRTYLSTVKLARDRNKLLISGFVNRYRNDIIELSNVVEQFNLGKLNCIKAKWLRRDGIPRPGTWITNKKMAGGGVLVDLGSHVLDIVGRFMKNPEIELINVDCVRQSHGKKGAKWCDYDVKQGFDFDVETYIKFKISYLKRIYAELELSWDSDIMEDCTIFDLYYDLGHIRLNTIFGFSNNYSRQYDMLEIDSESEIRRIIFDRKRNEAMNAFKNQTSYFVKAIKENRYNKVYPNDALFTIKTIEMIYKSIGSVVYD, from the coding sequence ATGATAAAGATAGGAATTATAGGTTGTGGCTGGATAGCAGAAAAGGCTCATATTACAACCGTACAAGAAATACCAGATGCTATAGTTTATGGTATTTATGATGATAATCATCAAAAAGCGAAAGAAGTAGCTGGAAGAAATATGATATCTAAAATATATAATAATATTTATGAATTATTAGAATCAGAGATTGATGCAGTTATAATATGTACACCTAATATTACACATTCATATTATTGTAATATGGCATTAAAGTATAATAAACATGTATTGTGTGAAAAACCAATCGCATTGAATAGTAGAACTTATTTAAGTACCGTAAAGTTAGCAAGAGATAGGAATAAACTGTTGATATCTGGATTCGTAAATAGGTATAGAAATGATATCATTGAATTGTCAAATGTAGTTGAACAGTTTAACTTAGGAAAACTTAATTGTATTAAAGCAAAATGGCTTCGAAGGGACGGAATACCAAGGCCTGGAACATGGATTACGAATAAAAAAATGGCAGGTGGAGGTGTTTTGGTAGATCTTGGGTCACATGTGTTAGACATTGTGGGAAGATTTATGAAAAACCCTGAAATAGAATTAATAAATGTAGATTGTGTTAGACAATCTCATGGAAAAAAGGGAGCTAAATGGTGTGATTATGATGTAAAGCAGGGGTTTGATTTTGATGTTGAGACATATATCAAATTTAAAATTTCTTATTTAAAAAGGATTTATGCCGAACTGGAATTGAGCTGGGATAGCGATATTATGGAAGATTGTACTATATTTGACCTATATTATGATTTGGGGCATATTAGGCTGAACACGATATTTGGTTTTAGTAACAATTACAGTAGACAATATGACATGTTAGAAATAGATAGTGAGTCTGAAATAAGAAGAATTATATTTGATAGAAAGCGTAATGAAGCCATGAATGCATTTAAAAATCAGACAAGTTATTTTGTTAAAGCGATAAAAGAGAATAGATATAATAAAGTATATCCAAATGATGCTTTATTTACTATTAAAACGATTGAAATGATATATAAATCAATAGGGAGTGTTGTATATGATTAA
- a CDS encoding NAD-dependent epimerase/dehydratase family protein codes for MKVLITGVNGFIGKCLADYLYKKGIFVHGIGLQKASIGYTHKYYQIDVRRSFYINEEYDYVIHLAGISRTNVNVNYDFKAIKENNIDGIKNTIHSCKFNKFIFVSTSLIYKTDSKYIDENSKLTRDTMYKNSKYIAEKILREKVDANHYIILRPVNIIGPTQKNVALVPVVFEQAVNNKLIDIFVPYNKNMQFLHVNDFCRLIERILFSDISGIYNVASKEVIEIGRLVEEIVEITKSKSVILNSERKSIELNSIIIGEKIKKELNWSENISISEMLMEFYNKKYRI; via the coding sequence ATGAAAGTTTTAATTACGGGTGTTAATGGTTTCATAGGTAAATGTTTAGCGGATTATCTATATAAAAAGGGAATTTTTGTTCATGGGATTGGGTTGCAAAAGGCCTCAATTGGATATACTCACAAATATTATCAAATTGACGTTAGAAGAAGCTTCTATATTAATGAAGAGTATGATTATGTTATTCATTTAGCTGGAATTAGTCGTACGAATGTTAACGTTAATTATGACTTTAAAGCTATCAAAGAAAACAATATTGATGGTATAAAAAATACTATACATTCATGTAAATTTAATAAATTTATCTTTGTATCTACCTCATTAATCTATAAAACAGATAGTAAATATATAGATGAAAACTCAAAATTAACACGTGATACTATGTATAAAAACTCAAAATATATTGCTGAAAAGATATTAAGAGAAAAAGTGGATGCCAATCATTATATTATTTTAAGACCAGTAAATATTATAGGGCCAACACAAAAAAATGTTGCATTAGTTCCAGTTGTATTTGAACAAGCAGTTAATAATAAACTAATCGATATATTTGTACCATATAATAAAAATATGCAGTTTTTGCATGTTAACGATTTTTGTAGGCTAATAGAGCGTATTCTATTTAGTGATATATCTGGTATATATAACGTAGCATCTAAGGAAGTTATTGAAATTGGTAGACTTGTAGAAGAAATAGTAGAGATAACAAAGTCTAAATCTGTAATACTTAATAGTGAGCGAAAGAGTATAGAACTCAATAGCATAATTATCGGAGAAAAAATAAAGAAAGAATTGAATTGGAGTGAAAATATTAGTATATCAGAGATGCTAATGGAATTTTACAACAAAAAATATAGGATATGA
- a CDS encoding HAD family hydrolase, protein MFKNIIFDFDGVLIDSHNLQKNALKSAYEMIVGKGEIPYKQFFDNSGNSLENIFKILNLPLEMIPVYKRISADNYSMIELYNNVYSMLENLVYEKYRIAICTGKDRERTLQILEHFNIKHFFSFVVCSDDVMYPKPNPESIYKCMELWGVNSSECLMVGDGINDIIAAKKAKMYSIGVTWGESTESKLLEAGADILVNSIKELEEILISKMKGNYGEN, encoded by the coding sequence TTGTTTAAAAATATTATTTTTGATTTTGATGGGGTACTTATAGATTCTCATAATTTACAAAAAAATGCATTAAAATCCGCTTATGAAATGATTGTAGGAAAAGGCGAAATTCCATATAAACAATTTTTTGATAATAGTGGTAATAGTTTGGAAAATATATTTAAAATATTAAATTTACCTCTAGAAATGATACCAGTGTATAAAAGAATAAGTGCAGATAATTATTCTATGATTGAGTTATACAATAATGTTTATAGTATGCTAGAGAATTTGGTTTATGAAAAATATAGGATTGCTATATGTACAGGGAAAGATAGAGAAAGAACCTTGCAAATTTTAGAACATTTTAATATTAAACATTTTTTTTCATTTGTTGTTTGTTCAGATGATGTAATGTATCCTAAACCGAATCCAGAAAGTATCTATAAATGTATGGAGTTATGGGGTGTAAACTCGTCAGAATGTTTGATGGTTGGAGATGGAATAAATGATATAATTGCGGCAAAAAAAGCGAAGATGTATAGCATTGGTGTTACATGGGGAGAATCTACGGAATCTAAATTATTAGAGGCAGGCGCAGATATATTGGTCAATTCAATAAAGGAATTAGAAGAAATATTGATTAGTAAAATGAAAGGTAATTATGGAGAAAATTGA